The Accipiter gentilis chromosome 7, bAccGen1.1, whole genome shotgun sequence genome includes a region encoding these proteins:
- the SDSL gene encoding LOW QUALITY PROTEIN: serine dehydratase-like (The sequence of the model RefSeq protein was modified relative to this genomic sequence to represent the inferred CDS: inserted 2 bases in 2 codons; deleted 1 base in 1 codon), with the protein MVWRRWGCLGSLLGIWGVRAVLVTPGGPGQTGKVLKSVGTCVWLDARRASRLRPAGGGKPWGTPKVMRDLLLLFSPRLLGTHIPSPGHAKAAGIWLPGPHVTVPAQDTRHPARAVAGGFRHESSPAAGKTGRVLSKQPGXGAMFNLCPSPCCVAGHGDLGTXGTAPLTSPLPPPSPKFRCGCGRGAGDAQRGPTGLQNREVTLGTALSLRRGSRGPHGMDTGAAVRGDDGDPEGIGRCLPAPSRSRASIAGTMAAQRDGDEKPFHIISPILESLPLSGAAGTKVYMKLENIQPTGSFKIRGIGRLCQEAAKKGCRRFVCSSGGNAGLAAAYAAKKLGLPITVVVPSTTGPTTVRKLEELGAEVEVSGQVWDEANRRALELAQTEGWVSIHPFDHPSVWQGHASLVRELKDSLETKPDAILLAVGGGGLLAGVVAGLRQVGWQDVPIVAAETRGAHSFHAALAAGRLVSLPDITSVAKCLGAKKVAARALECARECQVISQVVEDAEAVRAVERFLDDERMLVQPACGAALALLYAGRLQRLQREGRLRTPLDSVVVVVCGGGSIQAAQLQALKNQLGLE; encoded by the exons ATGGTTTGGAGGCGATGGGGGTGTCTTGGCAGCCTGCTGGGGATTTGGGGCGTGCGGGCTGTCCTCGTTACGCCGGGGGGGCCGGGTCAAACGGGCAAAGTCCTCAAATCCGTTGGGACGTGTGTCTGGCTGGACGCGAGAAGAGCCAGTCGCTTGCGCCCAGCTGGTGGGGGCAAACCCTGGGGGACCCCCAAAGTCATGCGGGACCTgcttctccttttctcccctcgTCTCCTGGGCACCCACATCCCATCTCCTGGGCATGCGAAAGCTGCTGGAATTTGGCTGCCGGGGCCACACGTGACTGTCCCCGCTCAGGACACC CGGCACCCTGCCCGGGCCGTGGCTGGGGGTTTTCGGCACGAATCCAGCCCGGCAGCTGGAAAAACTGGCCGGGTGCTGAGCAAACAGCCGG TCGGGGCAATGTTTAACCTCTGCCCCTCACCCTGCTGCGTGGCCGGACACGGGGACTTGGGGA TCGGCACGGCCCCTCTGACGTCGCCTCTCCCTCCTCCGTCCCCCAAATTCCGCTGCGGCTGTGGGCGAGGAGCTGGGGACGCGCAGCGAGGTCCCACGGGACTCCAG AACCGGGAGGTGACACTGGGCACAGCCCTGTCCCTCCGGAGGGGGTCCCGTGGCCCACACGGGATGGACACCGGCGCTGCGGTGAGGGGGGATGACGGGGACCCCGAAGGGATCGGCCGGTGCCTCCCCGCACCTTCCCGCAGCAGAGCATCCATCGCCGGGACCATGGCAGCCCAGCGCGACGGAGACGAGAAGCCTTTCCACATCATCTCGCCCATCCTGGAGAGTTTACCCCTCTCCGGGGCAGCGGGCACCAAGGTCTACATGAAACTGGAAAACATCCAGCCCACGGGTTCCTTCAAGATCCGCGGCATCGGCCGCCTCTGCCAGGAG GCCGCCAAGAAGGGCTGCCGCCGTTTCGTTTGCTCTTCAG GGGGGAACGCCGGCCTGGCGGCAGCGTACGCGGCCAAAAAACTGGGGTTGCCGATCACCGTCGTGGTCCCCAGTACCACCGGCCCCACCACGGTGCGCAAACTGGAGGAGCTGGGGGCGGAGGTGGAGGTCTCTGGCCAG GTGTGGGATGAAGCCAACAGGAGAGCCCTGGAGCTGGCACAGACCGAAGGCTGGGTCAGCATCCACCCCTTCGACCACCCATCGGTGTG GCAGGGTCACGCCAGCCTGGTCCGGGAGTTGAAGGACTCGCTGGAAACCAAACCGGACGCCATCCTGCTGGCGGTGGGTGGCGGGGGGCTGCTGGCCGGCGTCGTGGCCGGCCTGCGCCAAGTGGGTTGGCAGGACGTCCCCATCGTCGCCGCCGAGACCCGGGGGGCCCACAGCTTCCACGCGGCGCTGGCGGCCGGCCGGCTCGTCTCCCTGCCCGACATCACCAG CGTGGCCAAGTGTTTGGGAGCCAAGAAGGTGGCGGCGCGGGCGCTGGAGTGTGCCCGGGAATGCCAGGTCATCTCCCAGGTGGTGGAGGACGCGGAGGCTGTGCGAGCCGTGGAGCGGTTCCTGG ATGACGAGAGGATGCTGGTGCAGCCGGCGTGCGGGGCAGCCTTGGCCCTGCTCTACGCGGGGCGGCTGCAGCGGCTGCAGCGCGAGGGGCGGCTGCGGACCCCGCTGGActccgtggtggtggtggtgtgcgggGGCGGCAGCATCCAGGCGGCCCAGTTGCAGGCCCTGAAGAACCAGTTGGGGCTGGAGTGA